From one Bifidobacterium sp. WK012_4_13 genomic stretch:
- the rpsT gene encoding 30S ribosomal protein S20 produces MANIKSQKKRVITNENAHLRNVSVKSEVKTAVRAAREAISAGDKESAQTAYQVAARSLDRAAGKGVIHKNQAANRKSGLATAVNAL; encoded by the coding sequence GAAGCGCGTCATCACCAACGAGAACGCACATCTTCGTAACGTATCGGTGAAAAGCGAAGTAAAGACAGCCGTTCGTGCGGCACGCGAGGCAATCAGTGCCGGAGACAAGGAAAGCGCGCAGACCGCTTATCAGGTCGCCGCACGCAGTCTCGACAGAGCTGCAGGCAAGGGCGTGATTCACAAGAATCAGGCTGCAAACCGCAAGTCCGGTCTCGCTACCGCCGTGAACGCTCTCTGA